A window from Mangifera indica cultivar Alphonso chromosome 2, CATAS_Mindica_2.1, whole genome shotgun sequence encodes these proteins:
- the LOC123197364 gene encoding LRR receptor-like serine/threonine-protein kinase GSO1 has product MGFFLFLFLSLSLFKLTSAACHADDQAALLAFKSGITQDPSGLLTTWKSGTDCCTWAGVNCLVNNRVTSISLVGQPDKPDSFLTGTISSSLAKLTYLDGIYLQNLRNLSGKFPGFLFGLPNLKFIYIENNKLSGQIPANIGNLTQLQALSLSGNQFTGIIPSSIAALTQLTQLKLGQNILSGKIPANIGKLKNLTLLSLDHNQLTGQIPNIFSSLTNLRILRLSFNKLSGQIPSSIASLAPKLQYLELGHNALSGKIPDFLGKFQALDTLDLSRNKFSGTIANSFANLTKIFNLDLSYNSLTDPFPVMNVKGIESLDLSYNNFHLKQIPKWAISSPIIYSLKLAKCGLQLNLSEFQPSETYFYDYIDLSDNEIVGSPVGLLNRTDYLVGFWASGNKLKFDLESLRIVKTLKTLDLSRNLVYGKVPEGVSGLEKLNVSYNHLCGQLPANKFPASAFIGNDCLCGSPLPPCK; this is encoded by the coding sequence ATGGGcttctttctcttcctttttctctccctttctctctTCAAACTCACTTCAGCCGCCTGTCACGCGGATGATCAAGCCGCTCTTTTGGCTTTCAAATCGGGTATAACCCAAGACCCATCGGGTCTACTCACCACATGGAAATCGGGTACCGATTGTTGCACTTGGGCGGGTGTAAATTGCTTGGTCAACAACCGAGTCACAAGCATTTCTCTTGTTGGCCAACCCGACAAACCCGACTCCTTCTTAACGGGTACAATCTCATCCAGCCTGGCCAAGCTCACATATCTAGACGGTATTTATCTCCAGAACCTCAGAAATCTCTCGGGTAAGTTTCCGGGTTTTCTATTCGGGTTACCCAATTTAAAGTTCATCTATATTGAAAACAACAAACTTTCGGGTCAAATACCTGCAAATATTGGCAACTTGACCCAGCTCCAAGCACTGAGTCTGTCTGGCAATCAGTTCACCGGGATCATACCGAGTTCGATCGCCGCGTTGACTCAGTTAACTCAGCTGAAACTGGGTCAAAATATTCTCTCCGGTAAGATTCCAGCCAATATTGGGAAGTTGAAGAACTTGACTCTACTGAGTCTCGACCATAACCAACTCACTGGCCAAAtaccaaatattttttcatctttgacaAATCTTAGAATCCTAAGACTTTCTTTTAACAAGTTATCAGGACAAATTCCTTCTTCAATAGCTTCCCTTGCACCAAAGCTTCAATATTTAGAGCTAGGCCACAATGCACTTTCCGGGAAAATCCCAGATTTTCTCGGAAAATTCCAGGCACTGGACACCCTGGATCTTTCTAGGAACAAATTTTCAGGAACCATAGCAAATAGCTTCGCAAActtgacaaaaattttcaatctcgACCTCTCATACAATTCTCTCACTGACCCATTTCCAGTTATGAATGTTAAAGGAATTGAATCACTCGACCTCTCGTATAACAACTTTCACCTCAAACAAATTCCCAAATGGGCCATTTCGTCGCCTATTATCTACTCACTCAAGCTGGCAAAATGTGGGCTTCAGCTGAACTTGAGCGAGTTTCAGCCCTCCGAAACTTACTTCTACGACTACATTGACCTCTCTGATAACGAAATAGTGGGCAGTCCGGTAGGGTTGCTGAATCGGACGGATTATCTGGTGGGGTTTTGGGCATCGGGGAACAAGTTAAAGTTTGATTTGGAGAGTTTGAGGATTGTGAAGACATTGAAGACGTTGGATTTATCGAGGAATTTGGTATACGGGAAGGTGCCGGAAGGTGTTTCAGGGCTTGAAAAGTTGAACGTAAGTTATAATCATCTGTGTGGTCAGCTTCCGGCAAATAAATTTCCGGCCAGTGCTTTTATTGGGAACGATTGTCTTTGCGGATCTCCATTGCCGCCGTGCAAATAA